One genomic window of Thermococcus indicus includes the following:
- a CDS encoding 30S ribosomal protein S11, translated as MSEQTQQVNLKKKEKWGVAHIYSSYNNTIIHITDLTGAETVSRWSGGMVVKADRDEPSPYAAMIAARRAAEEAMEKGFTGVHIKVRAPGGSRSKSPGPGAQAAIRALSRAGLRIGRVEDATPIPHDGTRPKGGRRGRRV; from the coding sequence ATGAGCGAGCAGACCCAGCAGGTTAACCTCAAGAAGAAGGAGAAGTGGGGAGTTGCCCACATCTACTCCTCCTACAACAACACCATCATCCACATCACCGACCTCACCGGGGCCGAGACCGTCAGCAGGTGGAGCGGTGGTATGGTCGTCAAGGCCGACAGGGACGAGCCCTCCCCGTACGCGGCCATGATAGCCGCCAGGAGGGCCGCCGAGGAGGCCATGGAGAAGGGCTTCACCGGAGTCCACATCAAGGTCCGCGCCCCCGGTGGAAGCAGGAGCAAGAGCCCCGGACCGGGTGCCCAGGCCGCCATCCGTGCCCTCTCCAGGGCCGGCCTCAGGATCGGAAGGGTTGAGGACGCCACCCCAATTCCGCACGACGGCACCAGGCCGAAGGGCGGAAGAAGGGGCAGGCGCGTCTGA
- a CDS encoding DNA-directed RNA polymerase subunit D codes for MEPKFQILEKREDSIKFIVEGVDVPFANALRRTILADVPTFAVDEVEFFENDSALFDEIIAHRVGMIPLTTPVERFSLDALELDEYTVTLSLEAEGPGMVYSGDLKSSDEGVKPANPNIPIVKLAEGQRLTFNAYAKLGRGKDHAKWQPGFVYYKYLTRIHVSKEVPDWKELKELAERRGLPAEETDEELVITTIKAFYLPRKFDAYVGEKIREETVPNAFVFTVETNGELPVEEIVTIALKILMRKSDRFISELHKLAD; via the coding sequence ATGGAGCCAAAGTTCCAGATTCTTGAGAAAAGGGAGGACTCGATTAAGTTCATCGTCGAGGGAGTTGATGTACCCTTCGCCAACGCCCTGAGGAGGACCATCCTCGCGGACGTCCCGACCTTTGCGGTGGATGAGGTTGAGTTCTTCGAGAACGACTCCGCCCTCTTCGACGAGATAATCGCCCACAGGGTGGGTATGATACCGCTCACCACCCCGGTTGAGAGGTTCTCGCTTGACGCCCTTGAGCTTGACGAGTACACGGTTACGCTCTCCCTCGAGGCAGAGGGTCCGGGAATGGTTTACTCCGGTGACCTTAAGAGCAGCGATGAGGGCGTGAAGCCCGCCAACCCCAATATCCCGATAGTCAAGCTCGCCGAGGGCCAGAGGCTTACGTTTAACGCCTACGCAAAACTCGGCCGTGGAAAGGACCACGCCAAGTGGCAGCCCGGTTTCGTCTACTACAAGTACCTCACCAGGATTCACGTGAGCAAGGAGGTCCCCGACTGGAAGGAGCTCAAGGAGCTCGCCGAGAGGCGCGGTCTTCCGGCTGAGGAGACCGACGAGGAGCTCGTTATAACCACGATCAAGGCGTTCTACCTCCCTCGGAAGTTTGACGCCTACGTGGGGGAGAAGATCAGAGAAGAAACCGTACCCAACGCCTTTGTCTTCACCGTCGAGACCAACGGCGAACTTCCGGTTGAGGAAATCGTGACCATAGCCCTCAAAATCCTCATGAGGAAGAGCGATAGATTTATAAGCGAACTCCATAAATTAGCGGACTGA
- a CDS encoding 50S ribosomal protein L18e, with the protein MVKRTGPTDINLRRLIRYLRKKSNEEGVKIWKDIAWRLEGPRRQRAEVNVSRINRYTKDGDTVIVPGNVLGAGKLEHKVTVAAWKFSETAKKKIVEAGGEVLTIEELIERNPKGSGVIIME; encoded by the coding sequence ATGGTCAAGAGAACCGGACCCACTGACATCAACCTGAGGAGGCTCATCCGCTACCTCAGAAAGAAGTCTAACGAGGAAGGGGTTAAGATATGGAAGGACATAGCCTGGCGCCTTGAGGGGCCCAGGAGGCAGAGGGCCGAGGTGAACGTCAGCAGGATCAACCGCTACACCAAGGATGGCGACACCGTCATCGTTCCCGGAAACGTCCTCGGTGCAGGAAAGCTCGAGCACAAGGTCACCGTTGCCGCCTGGAAGTTCAGCGAGACGGCCAAGAAGAAGATAGTCGAGGCCGGTGGAGAGGTCCTCACCATTGAGGAGCTCATCGAGAGAAACCCGAAGGGTAGTGGAGTAATCATAATGGAGTGA
- the rplM gene encoding 50S ribosomal protein L13, protein MRIINAEGLILGRLASKVAKMLLEGEEVVIVNAEKAIITGNREDIFAKYKQRTGLRTRTNPRKGPFYPKRSDEIVRRTVRGMLPWKTDRGRKAFKRLKVYVGVPKEFEGRELETISEAHSSRIATPKYVTVGEVAKFLGGKF, encoded by the coding sequence ATGAGGATAATTAACGCTGAAGGACTCATACTCGGAAGACTTGCCTCGAAGGTCGCCAAGATGCTCCTTGAGGGCGAGGAGGTCGTCATAGTCAACGCCGAGAAGGCCATCATCACCGGAAACCGCGAGGACATCTTCGCCAAGTACAAGCAGAGAACCGGACTGAGGACCAGGACCAACCCGAGGAAGGGTCCGTTCTACCCGAAGAGGAGCGACGAGATAGTCAGGAGAACCGTCAGGGGAATGCTCCCCTGGAAGACCGACCGCGGAAGGAAGGCCTTCAAGAGGCTCAAGGTTTACGTCGGCGTTCCGAAGGAGTTCGAGGGCAGGGAGCTTGAGACGATAAGCGAGGCCCACAGCTCGAGGATCGCAACCCCGAAGTACGTTACCGTTGGCGAGGTTGCCAAGTTCCTCGGTGGAAAGTTCTGA
- a CDS encoding 30S ribosomal protein S9 translates to MKVIQTAGKRKTAIARATIREGKGRVRINHKPVEIIEPEIARFTIMEPLVLAGEEIVGKVDIDVKVEGGGFMGQAEAARVAIARALVEWTNDMNLKDKFMKYDRTMLVGDSRRTEMHKPNRSTKGPRAKRQKSYR, encoded by the coding sequence ATGAAGGTCATCCAGACTGCTGGTAAGAGGAAGACGGCCATCGCGAGGGCCACCATCAGGGAAGGAAAGGGTCGCGTCAGGATCAACCACAAGCCGGTTGAGATAATCGAGCCGGAGATAGCGCGCTTCACCATAATGGAGCCGCTCGTCCTCGCCGGCGAGGAGATAGTCGGCAAGGTTGACATCGACGTCAAGGTTGAGGGCGGAGGCTTCATGGGACAGGCAGAGGCCGCGCGCGTCGCCATAGCCAGGGCCCTCGTCGAGTGGACCAACGACATGAACCTCAAGGACAAGTTCATGAAGTACGACAGGACCATGCTCGTCGGCGACAGCAGGAGAACCGAGATGCACAAGCCCAACCGCTCAACCAAGGGTCCGCGCGCCAAGAGGCAGAAGTCCTACCGCTGA
- a CDS encoding DNA-directed RNA polymerase subunit N → MIVPVRCFTCGKVIGDKYYEFKARVEKGEDPERVLDDLGIERYCCRRTLLSHVELVDSAMKYRVY, encoded by the coding sequence GTGATAGTTCCCGTCAGGTGCTTCACGTGTGGAAAGGTCATAGGAGACAAATACTACGAGTTTAAGGCCCGCGTTGAGAAGGGCGAGGATCCCGAGAGGGTGCTCGACGACCTCGGGATCGAAAGGTACTGCTGCAGGAGGACCCTCCTCAGCCACGTCGAGCTCGTGGATAGTGCCATGAAGTACAGGGTGTATTAA
- a CDS encoding DNA-directed RNA polymerase subunit K — protein sequence MFKYTRFEKARIIGARALQIAMGAPILIDVPEGITPLDAAMLEFEKGIIPLTVIRPS from the coding sequence ATGTTTAAGTATACCCGCTTTGAGAAGGCCCGTATCATCGGAGCAAGGGCCCTCCAGATAGCGATGGGTGCACCTATACTCATCGACGTCCCGGAAGGAATCACGCCGCTCGACGCCGCGATGCTCGAGTTTGAGAAAGGAATAATCCCGCTCACCGTAATAAGGCCGAGCTGA
- the rpsB gene encoding 30S ribosomal protein S2 → MEEYLVPLDQYLAAGVHIGTQQKTQDMKRFIYRVRQDGLYVLDVRKTDERLRVAGKFLAKFDPENILAVSVRLYGQKPVKKFGDVTGVRSIPGRFLPGTMTNPQVKNFMEPDVLIVTDPRADHQAMKEAIEIGIPIVALVDTENFLSYVDVAIPTNNKGRKALALIYWILAREILYNRKEIESREDFKVPVEDFEMRIIRT, encoded by the coding sequence ATGGAGGAATACCTCGTTCCACTCGACCAGTACCTTGCTGCCGGTGTCCACATCGGAACCCAGCAGAAGACCCAGGACATGAAGAGGTTTATTTACCGTGTCAGGCAGGACGGCCTCTACGTGCTTGACGTCAGGAAGACCGACGAGAGGCTCAGGGTCGCCGGCAAGTTCCTCGCCAAGTTCGACCCCGAGAACATCCTTGCCGTCAGCGTCAGGCTCTACGGCCAGAAGCCGGTCAAGAAGTTCGGCGACGTCACCGGCGTCCGCTCGATACCAGGTCGTTTCCTCCCGGGAACCATGACCAACCCGCAGGTCAAGAACTTCATGGAGCCGGACGTCCTCATCGTCACTGACCCGAGGGCCGACCACCAGGCCATGAAGGAGGCCATCGAGATCGGCATACCGATAGTGGCCCTCGTCGACACCGAGAACTTCCTCAGCTACGTCGACGTTGCGATCCCGACCAACAACAAGGGTAGGAAGGCCCTTGCTCTCATCTACTGGATCCTCGCGAGGGAGATACTCTACAACAGGAAGGAGATCGAGAGCAGGGAGGACTTCAAGGTTCCGGTCGAGGACTTCGAGATGAGGATTATCAGGACCTGA